The Sphingomonas sp. So64.6b genome includes a region encoding these proteins:
- a CDS encoding cytochrome c peroxidase: MLALAACGGGDGARQSATPEGVAKVTTIDFANIANYSAPTLPAYFDRTVTALDHSPASNPINDRVATLGRVLFYDLRLSTNDRASCASCHQQALGFTDSMRFSNGISSAATADFHAMRLGNLRYWKPGSTFWDRRSALRRERRVLGS, encoded by the coding sequence ATGCTGGCGCTGGCGGCGTGCGGCGGCGGCGATGGCGCTCGGCAGTCCGCCACCCCCGAAGGCGTTGCGAAGGTCACCACCATCGACTTCGCAAACATCGCCAATTATTCCGCGCCGACGCTTCCCGCCTATTTCGACCGGACGGTGACAGCGCTTGACCACAGCCCGGCGTCTAACCCGATCAATGATCGAGTGGCGACACTTGGACGGGTGCTGTTCTACGACCTGCGGCTGAGCACCAATGATCGAGCCTCATGCGCTTCCTGCCATCAGCAGGCGCTTGGCTTTACCGACTCGATGCGGTTCAGCAACGGGATCAGCAGCGCCGCCACCGCCGACTTCCACGCGATGCGGCTGGGCAATCTGCGTTACTGGAAGCCCGGCTCCACCTTCTGGGACAGGCGCAGCGCGCTGCGACGCGAAAGAAGAGTGTTGGGAAGCTGA
- a CDS encoding FAD-dependent oxidoreductase, which translates to MHHIAIIGSGPAGYYTAEGCQKTFGADVRVDIIDRLPVPYGLIRTGVAPDHQSIKGVSRRYEAVALSDTVRFVGNVSVGKDVSIEELRGLYDAVVLATGAPSDRPLGVPGDDLPGVIGSAAFVGWYNGHPDFAVLGPPLHGPGAVVVGNGNVALDVARILAKTGDEFIGSDIVEHALGELGEARLQTVTLLGRRGPHQIAMTPKELGELGHLSRAAPHVDPADLPPIEADAALDPGQRKSVTHLRDFAAHPQDKPIGIVFDFFAMPVRIEGDGKAERIIVERTALDAEGRASGTGETYAIPASLVVSCIGYRTPPIEGVPYDESLGRFANQDGRIAPGLYAVGWARRGPTGTIGTNRPDGFLAAENIAADLPGSSGKTGRAGLDALLAERGVEVVTFRDWQKIEAAEVAAARDGAPREKFVHVDAMMAARNGGG; encoded by the coding sequence GTGCATCATATCGCGATCATCGGTTCGGGACCTGCAGGATATTATACGGCGGAGGGATGCCAGAAGACTTTCGGCGCGGACGTGCGCGTCGACATCATCGACCGGCTGCCCGTTCCCTATGGCCTGATCCGCACCGGTGTCGCGCCCGATCATCAATCGATCAAGGGCGTATCGCGCCGCTACGAAGCGGTGGCGCTGTCCGACACGGTGCGCTTTGTCGGCAATGTCAGCGTCGGCAAGGATGTCAGTATCGAGGAGTTGCGCGGCCTGTACGACGCGGTCGTGCTGGCCACCGGCGCGCCGTCCGACCGGCCGCTCGGCGTGCCGGGCGACGATTTGCCCGGCGTGATCGGATCGGCGGCGTTCGTCGGCTGGTATAACGGCCATCCCGATTTCGCGGTGCTCGGCCCGCCACTCCACGGCCCCGGCGCGGTCGTGGTCGGCAACGGCAATGTCGCGCTCGACGTGGCGCGGATCCTGGCCAAGACCGGTGACGAATTCATCGGCTCGGACATTGTCGAACATGCGCTTGGCGAGCTTGGCGAAGCGCGGTTGCAGACCGTCACCCTGCTCGGCCGGCGCGGGCCGCATCAGATCGCGATGACACCCAAGGAACTGGGCGAACTCGGCCATCTTTCGCGCGCCGCGCCGCACGTCGACCCCGCCGATTTGCCGCCGATCGAGGCGGATGCCGCGCTCGATCCGGGGCAGCGCAAGTCGGTCACGCATCTGCGCGATTTCGCCGCACACCCGCAGGACAAGCCGATCGGTATTGTGTTCGATTTCTTCGCCATGCCGGTGCGGATCGAAGGCGACGGCAAGGCCGAGCGGATCATCGTCGAACGCACCGCGCTCGATGCCGAGGGGCGCGCGTCGGGCACCGGCGAGACCTATGCGATTCCCGCCAGCCTGGTGGTCAGTTGCATCGGCTATCGCACCCCGCCGATCGAGGGCGTACCCTATGACGAAAGCCTTGGCCGCTTCGCCAATCAGGACGGCCGCATCGCACCGGGCCTTTACGCGGTAGGCTGGGCACGGCGCGGGCCTACCGGCACGATCGGCACCAACCGCCCGGACGGGTTCCTCGCAGCGGAGAATATCGCCGCCGATCTGCCGGGCAGTAGCGGCAAGACCGGCCGCGCCGGCCTCGACGCGTTGCTGGCGGAGCGCGGCGTGGAGGTCGTCACCTTCCGCGACTGGCAGAAGATCGAAGCCGCCGAGGTTGCCGCCGCCCGCGACGGCGCGCCACGCGAGAAGTTCGTCCATGTCGACGCGATGATGGCCGCGCGGAATGGCGGCGGCTGA
- a CDS encoding 2OG-Fe(II) oxygenase has protein sequence MFDAAITRANQLVASGATADAVALLTKAADAGDVDALMQLAVWRLVGQVLPRDLIEARALLRRAVAIGHVDAALMEVALTANGSGGPPSWAMALSLLRTAAVHDPIAMAQLKLLDMMAIDANGIPMRLPTPEVLSTAPRIVRFAKLLTQQECAHIAEVAAPMLEAARIIHPQTGQWIANPIRTSDDAAIGPTNENLVVRALNQRIAAASGTEVDQGEPLTVLRYRPGQQYRPHLDTIQGAQNQRIKTLLVYLNEGFGGGETVFPGVGLTVIPRGGDAILFDNVLATGDPDPVARHAGLPVRQGAKWLATRWIRAKPIDPWTIS, from the coding sequence ATGTTTGATGCAGCGATCACCCGTGCCAATCAGCTCGTTGCTTCAGGCGCGACCGCAGATGCCGTTGCCTTACTTACCAAGGCGGCGGACGCCGGCGATGTCGATGCGCTGATGCAATTGGCGGTCTGGCGGTTGGTCGGGCAAGTCCTGCCACGCGATCTGATCGAGGCCCGTGCGCTATTGCGACGGGCGGTCGCGATCGGCCATGTCGACGCCGCGCTGATGGAAGTGGCGCTGACCGCCAATGGCAGCGGCGGGCCACCGAGTTGGGCCATGGCCCTGTCTCTTCTCCGAACTGCCGCCGTTCACGATCCGATCGCGATGGCGCAGCTCAAGTTGCTCGATATGATGGCAATCGATGCCAACGGTATACCCATGCGACTGCCGACCCCCGAAGTGCTGAGCACCGCGCCACGGATTGTTCGCTTTGCAAAGCTGCTCACTCAACAGGAGTGCGCTCATATTGCTGAAGTCGCGGCGCCCATGCTTGAAGCGGCGCGGATCATCCACCCACAGACCGGCCAATGGATTGCAAACCCGATCCGCACCTCGGATGACGCGGCGATCGGGCCGACCAACGAGAATTTGGTTGTTCGCGCACTCAATCAGCGGATCGCTGCCGCGAGCGGAACGGAGGTCGACCAGGGCGAACCGCTCACCGTGTTGCGCTATCGGCCGGGGCAGCAGTATCGACCCCATCTCGACACCATCCAGGGCGCCCAGAACCAGCGCATCAAGACGCTACTGGTCTATCTCAATGAAGGGTTCGGCGGCGGCGAGACTGTGTTTCCTGGCGTCGGCCTGACCGTGATACCACGCGGCGGTGATGCCATCCTGTTCGACAATGTCCTGGCGACCGGCGACCCCGACCCTGTGGCGCGCCATGCCGGCCTGCCCGTCCGGCAGGGCGCGAAATGGCTGGCCACGCGATGGATTCGCGCTAAGCCGATCGACCCCTGGACGATCAGCTGA
- the epsC gene encoding serine O-acetyltransferase EpsC, translating to MPVNDLVLDRSESADTIAPIVTGLRAARDDWRKAHQQYATAGSGRFPGRTAVGFMLEHLEAALFPLRLGHYEGTTEDLFVALRLEQALAILRAEVDRELRYWEAESADVFEAGHGETIVRLFAAALPEIRRLIDSDIAAAFQGDPAARSIDEILICYPCALAVMYHRLAHQLYQLGAPLVARVISEIANTRTGIDIHPGATIGPSFFIDHGTGVVIGETTIIGARVRLYQHVTLGARRLPVEGGETVRERFARHPIVEDDVVVYAGATILGRVTIGAGSTIGGNVWVTDDIPRGSLVMQPPALLFGPGQPHLPLFPGDD from the coding sequence ATGCCGGTAAACGACCTTGTCCTCGACCGAAGCGAAAGCGCCGATACGATCGCGCCGATCGTGACGGGCCTGCGTGCCGCGCGCGACGACTGGCGCAAGGCGCATCAGCAATACGCTACCGCTGGGTCGGGGCGTTTCCCCGGCCGTACCGCGGTCGGCTTTATGCTCGAACATCTCGAGGCGGCTCTGTTCCCGCTGCGGCTCGGCCATTATGAAGGCACGACCGAAGATCTGTTCGTCGCGCTGCGGCTCGAACAGGCGCTGGCGATCCTGCGCGCCGAGGTGGATCGCGAACTGCGCTATTGGGAAGCGGAAAGCGCAGATGTTTTCGAGGCGGGACATGGCGAGACGATCGTCCGCCTGTTCGCCGCCGCGCTGCCCGAAATCCGCCGCCTGATCGACAGCGATATCGCCGCCGCGTTCCAGGGCGATCCCGCCGCGCGCAGCATCGACGAGATCCTGATCTGTTACCCGTGTGCGCTGGCGGTGATGTATCACCGGCTTGCGCATCAACTCTATCAACTTGGCGCGCCGCTCGTCGCGCGGGTCATTTCCGAGATCGCCAATACCCGCACCGGGATCGACATTCACCCCGGCGCGACGATCGGGCCGAGCTTCTTCATCGATCATGGCACCGGCGTGGTGATCGGCGAGACCACGATCATCGGCGCACGCGTGCGGCTCTACCAGCACGTCACGCTCGGCGCGCGGCGCTTGCCGGTCGAAGGCGGGGAGACGGTGCGCGAGCGCTTCGCCCGCCACCCGATCGTCGAGGACGATGTCGTGGTCTATGCCGGCGCGACGATCCTTGGCCGCGTGACGATCGGCGCCGGATCGACGATCGGCGGCAATGTCTGGGTGACCGACGACATACCGCGGGGCAGCCTGGTGATGCAGCCGCCCGCCTTGCTGTTCGGCCCCGGCCAGCCGCATTTGCCGCTGTTTCCCGGCGACGATTGA
- a CDS encoding TauD/TfdA family dioxygenase: protein MATAVKLESGLIDRAAARRIRIERSTLTLGAELSGVDLDQPLSDTDAEIVRDAWLLYKVIFFRDQDIGYESHLRLGRLFGELEGHPVIPHIDGHPEVLLIKGVEGVQLTPESFEPFKAFNKWHTDVTFRQRPSIASVLRARIIPPVGGDTIWADTAAAYQGLPQGVKERIEGLDAEHDIVRSFGGRVTEEKRAQLARDFPAATHPVVRVHPETGEKILYVNHTFTTRILGIPEEESDALLKLLFDRIKVPEYHVRFRWSPNAIGVWDNRSTQHYAVGDYWPAERVLERVTVAGDVVTR from the coding sequence ATGGCAACAGCCGTGAAGCTTGAATCGGGCCTGATCGATCGCGCTGCGGCGCGCAGGATCAGGATCGAACGCTCCACGCTGACGCTTGGCGCTGAGCTGTCCGGCGTGGATCTCGACCAGCCCTTGTCGGACACCGATGCCGAGATCGTTCGCGACGCCTGGCTGCTCTACAAGGTGATCTTCTTCCGCGATCAGGACATTGGTTACGAGAGCCATTTGCGGCTCGGCCGGCTGTTCGGCGAGCTCGAGGGGCATCCGGTCATTCCGCATATCGACGGCCACCCGGAAGTGCTGCTGATCAAGGGCGTCGAGGGCGTTCAGCTGACGCCGGAGAGCTTCGAGCCGTTCAAGGCGTTCAACAAATGGCACACCGACGTGACCTTCCGGCAACGCCCGTCGATCGCCTCGGTGCTGCGTGCGCGGATTATCCCGCCGGTCGGGGGCGACACGATCTGGGCCGATACCGCGGCCGCCTATCAGGGCCTGCCGCAGGGCGTGAAGGAGCGCATCGAGGGACTGGACGCCGAACATGACATCGTGCGCAGCTTCGGCGGGCGTGTCACGGAAGAGAAGCGCGCGCAACTCGCCCGCGATTTCCCGGCGGCGACGCACCCGGTGGTGCGCGTGCATCCCGAAACGGGCGAGAAGATCCTCTACGTCAACCACACTTTCACGACGCGTATCCTGGGCATTCCGGAAGAGGAGAGCGATGCGCTGCTCAAGCTGCTGTTCGACCGCATCAAGGTGCCCGAATATCATGTGCGTTTTCGCTGGAGTCCGAATGCGATCGGCGTCTGGGATAATCGTTCGACGCAGCATTATGCGGTGGGGGATTACTGGCCGGCGGAGCGCGTGCTGGAACGGGTGACGGTGGCGGGGGATGTGGTGACGCGCTAA